Proteins from one Oscillatoria nigro-viridis PCC 7112 genomic window:
- the purC gene encoding phosphoribosylaminoimidazolesuccinocarboxamide synthase: protein MSADRKLYEGKAKILYSTEDSEILLTHFKDDATAFNAQKRGSIVGKGEINCAVSAHLFRMLEAKGIPTHFIDTPAPNQMRVCRVHILPLEVVVRNIAAGSLCKQTGLALGTIVNPPLVEFYYKNDDLGDPLLTRDRLLLMQLATPEQVDQLEIAAREINEILKEFFSQCGITLVDFKLEFGIDQHQNLILADEISPDTCRLWDNAEADPDARVMDKDRFRRDLGSVETAYQQVLQRVLAQKV, encoded by the coding sequence ATGTCAGCCGATCGCAAACTCTACGAAGGCAAAGCCAAAATCCTCTACTCCACCGAAGACAGCGAAATTTTGCTGACCCACTTCAAAGACGACGCCACAGCCTTTAACGCCCAGAAACGCGGCAGCATCGTCGGCAAAGGCGAAATCAACTGCGCCGTATCCGCCCACCTGTTTCGGATGCTAGAAGCCAAAGGCATTCCCACCCACTTCATCGACACGCCAGCCCCCAACCAAATGCGAGTCTGTCGCGTCCACATCTTGCCCTTGGAAGTCGTAGTCAGAAACATTGCCGCCGGCAGTCTGTGCAAGCAAACCGGACTCGCCCTCGGCACAATAGTCAATCCGCCCCTGGTGGAGTTTTATTACAAAAACGACGATTTGGGAGACCCGCTGCTGACCCGCGACAGGCTGCTGCTAATGCAGCTAGCCACCCCCGAACAAGTAGACCAACTAGAAATCGCCGCCCGCGAAATTAACGAAATACTCAAAGAATTTTTCAGCCAGTGCGGCATCACCCTGGTAGACTTCAAACTAGAATTCGGTATCGACCAACATCAAAATCTGATCCTCGCCGACGAAATCAGTCCCGACACCTGCCGCCTCTGGGACAACGCAGAAGCCGACCCCGACGCCCGTGTTATGGACAAAGACCGATTCCGGCGCGACTTAGGATCGGTAGAAACGGCTTACCAGCAAGTTCTCCAACGGGTTCTCGCTCAGAAAGTCTAG
- a CDS encoding BamA/TamA family outer membrane protein, whose translation MRLSAVLVAVFTASATFGLSNSASGQTSYSESAEEALAAARPAPSIELPDRPIAELTQNPPQNRKAAKTSKGEALTIAAAPARGEDDTDDPPSRVTDTPSPVSPASFQLKPELASNPSPASSSQNALPDAQLGSPLPPSEAAVTPAWIAAELGKPEESGAIAQNDQVPPRPAPTRPPANTVPTLPSVPAPQPRQTPAPAGPAEPQVLVAEVTVTGATGDLESEIYRVISTQPGRTTNRSQLQQDINAIFATGFFRNVRAVPEDTPLGVRVTFIVQPNPVLRGVTITGQQVLPQSVIDESFRDQYGKILNLRRFEEGVKKINTWYQDNGYVLGQITDAPQVADDGTVTLVVAEGQIESVDVRFLNKEGEATDPTGQPIGGNTRRFVVTREVELKPGDIFNRTKAERDLRRVFGLGIFEDVRLALEPGTTDPRKARVIVNVIEKNTGSLAAGAGLSSATGLFGTLSYQQQNLGGRNQKLGAEVQIGQRQNLFDVSFTDPWIAGDPYRTSYTINAFRRRSISVIFDGGEREVRLPNDDRPRINRTGLGLNFTRPLSRNPFADSEWTASVGLQYQRISITDRKGRRESEDELGNLLSFSDSGSDDLTTLQAGVVRDRRNDALRPTSGSLLRFGMEQSIPVGSGSILLNRLRASYSLYLPVKYTNFTPGPQTLAFSFRGGTVFGDLPPYEAFALGGANSVRGYNEGYLGAGRSFLEASVEYRFPIISFIGGALFLDAGTDLGTGKDVPGDPAGIREKPGSGYGYGLGVRIQSPLGPIRIDYGINDTGDNQIHFGIGERF comes from the coding sequence ATGCGTTTATCTGCTGTATTGGTGGCAGTTTTTACTGCCTCAGCAACATTCGGGTTATCAAATTCGGCAAGCGGCCAAACATCCTACTCTGAATCAGCAGAGGAAGCTTTGGCTGCCGCCCGGCCCGCCCCGTCGATCGAATTACCCGATCGCCCCATTGCAGAATTAACCCAAAACCCTCCTCAAAACCGCAAAGCCGCTAAAACTAGCAAAGGGGAAGCCCTAACAATAGCTGCGGCCCCTGCCAGAGGAGAGGACGACACCGACGATCCCCCAAGCCGAGTCACAGACACCCCCTCCCCGGTTTCCCCTGCCAGCTTTCAACTCAAACCCGAGCTAGCATCCAACCCCTCCCCCGCCTCTAGCAGCCAAAACGCTCTGCCAGACGCGCAACTGGGCAGCCCGCTCCCCCCCTCGGAAGCGGCTGTAACGCCCGCCTGGATCGCAGCAGAGCTAGGGAAACCAGAGGAATCCGGGGCGATAGCTCAAAACGACCAAGTTCCCCCCAGACCGGCCCCGACCAGACCGCCGGCTAACACCGTTCCCACCTTGCCCTCGGTCCCAGCACCGCAGCCGAGACAAACCCCCGCACCCGCCGGGCCCGCCGAACCGCAAGTGCTAGTTGCAGAAGTTACCGTCACCGGGGCGACGGGAGACCTGGAAAGCGAGATTTACCGAGTCATCAGCACCCAACCGGGACGCACTACCAACCGCAGCCAACTGCAACAAGACATCAACGCCATTTTTGCCACGGGCTTTTTCAGAAACGTGCGGGCAGTACCCGAAGACACCCCGTTGGGCGTCCGGGTGACTTTTATCGTGCAGCCAAATCCGGTGCTCCGGGGAGTGACAATCACCGGTCAGCAAGTGCTGCCCCAAAGCGTAATTGACGAAAGCTTCCGCGATCAATACGGCAAAATTCTCAACCTCCGCCGCTTTGAGGAGGGAGTGAAAAAAATTAATACGTGGTATCAAGATAACGGCTATGTTTTGGGCCAAATCACTGATGCCCCGCAAGTAGCAGACGACGGCACAGTCACCCTGGTAGTGGCAGAAGGCCAGATCGAATCCGTTGATGTCCGCTTCTTGAACAAGGAGGGAGAGGCAACTGATCCCACGGGTCAGCCGATCGGAGGCAACACCCGTCGCTTTGTCGTCACCCGCGAAGTAGAACTCAAGCCCGGAGACATCTTTAACCGCACCAAGGCGGAAAGGGATTTGAGACGGGTGTTTGGTTTGGGAATTTTTGAAGACGTGCGGCTTGCCTTGGAACCGGGAACGACTGACCCCCGCAAGGCAAGGGTAATTGTCAACGTCATTGAGAAAAATACTGGTTCTCTGGCGGCGGGTGCGGGTTTGAGTTCCGCGACGGGTTTGTTCGGTACGCTGAGTTACCAGCAGCAAAACTTGGGCGGTAGGAACCAGAAATTGGGGGCTGAAGTACAAATCGGGCAACGCCAAAATCTGTTTGACGTGAGTTTTACTGACCCCTGGATTGCGGGCGATCCTTACCGGACTTCTTATACGATTAATGCGTTTAGAAGACGATCGATCAGCGTGATTTTTGACGGCGGCGAACGGGAAGTCAGATTGCCCAACGACGATCGACCCCGCATCAATCGCACCGGTCTCGGCCTCAATTTCACCCGTCCCCTGTCGCGCAATCCTTTTGCCGATTCTGAGTGGACTGCTTCAGTCGGCTTGCAGTACCAGCGAATCTCAATTACCGATCGCAAAGGCAGGCGCGAATCCGAGGACGAACTCGGCAACCTGTTAAGTTTTAGCGATTCGGGTTCGGATGACTTGACAACTTTGCAAGCAGGTGTTGTACGCGATCGGCGCAACGACGCTCTCCGCCCCACTAGCGGTTCCCTGCTCAGATTTGGCATGGAACAATCGATTCCTGTAGGTTCCGGCAGCATCCTCTTAAACCGCCTGCGGGCCAGCTACAGCTTGTACCTACCAGTCAAGTACACTAACTTTACCCCCGGCCCTCAAACGCTGGCATTCAGTTTTAGGGGCGGTACCGTATTCGGAGATTTGCCTCCCTACGAAGCCTTTGCCTTGGGCGGCGCCAACTCGGTGCGCGGATACAACGAAGGCTACCTCGGAGCCGGCCGCAGCTTCCTAGAAGCCAGCGTTGAGTACCGTTTCCCGATTATTTCGTTTATCGGCGGAGCGCTATTTTTGGATGCTGGCACTGACTTGGGCACGGGCAAAGATGTCCCGGGCGACCCGGCCGGTATTCGCGAAAAGCCCGGTAGCGGTTACGGTTACGGCCTCGGCGTGCGGATTCAATCTCCTTTAGGGCCGATCCGGATCGATTACGGTATCAACGACACTGGCGACAATCAAATTCACTTTGGAATTGGTGAGCGATTCTAA
- the lpxC gene encoding UDP-3-O-acyl-N-acetylglucosamine deacetylase has protein sequence MTQRTLKSEFELSGIGLHSGEQTRVRVLPAGVGEGRYFVRIDLPGAPIIPAKIEAVCQTALSTELAGIDGQIRTVEHLLAALAGMGADNARIEVDGPEVPLLDGSALVWVEAIARTGLVPQESKQDPTSSFVLEQPIWVRHGDAFAAALPSAETRFSYGIDFEEQAIGNQWYSWSPEAESFASAIAPARTFGLARQVDQLRQAGLIKGGTLENALVCDRSGWLNPPLRFANEPVRHKILDLAGDLSLLGTWPKAHYLAYKASHNLHVQLAQALKSEALAALDKS, from the coding sequence ATGACTCAACGTACCTTAAAATCTGAATTTGAACTGTCGGGAATCGGTTTGCACAGCGGCGAACAAACTCGCGTCCGAGTTTTGCCTGCTGGGGTTGGGGAAGGCCGCTATTTTGTCAGAATAGACTTGCCTGGTGCTCCAATAATTCCTGCAAAAATTGAGGCGGTTTGCCAGACTGCACTTTCAACTGAACTGGCAGGTATCGACGGTCAAATTCGCACTGTAGAGCATCTATTAGCCGCTTTGGCGGGGATGGGAGCGGATAATGCTCGAATTGAGGTTGATGGGCCGGAAGTGCCTCTGCTGGACGGTTCGGCTCTGGTTTGGGTAGAGGCGATCGCCCGTACCGGCTTAGTTCCTCAAGAATCGAAGCAAGACCCCACTTCCTCCTTCGTCCTAGAACAGCCAATTTGGGTGCGTCACGGGGATGCTTTTGCAGCGGCTTTACCCTCAGCGGAAACTCGGTTTAGTTACGGAATTGATTTTGAGGAACAGGCGATCGGCAATCAATGGTACAGTTGGTCGCCAGAGGCAGAAAGTTTTGCTAGCGCGATCGCCCCAGCCCGCACTTTTGGACTTGCCCGCCAAGTTGACCAATTGCGACAAGCAGGTTTGATCAAAGGTGGTACCCTAGAGAACGCCCTAGTTTGCGATCGATCCGGCTGGCTCAACCCGCCCTTGAGATTTGCCAACGAACCGGTGCGCCATAAAATCCTAGACTTAGCAGGCGACCTCAGTCTGCTAGGAACTTGGCCAAAAGCTCACTACTTGGCTTACAAAGCCAGTCACAACTTACACGTCCAACTCGCCCAAGCCCTGAAATCGGAAGCTCTAGCTGCGCTAGATAAAAGTTAG